In Leucobacter insecticola, one DNA window encodes the following:
- a CDS encoding glycine--tRNA ligase has translation MAEQSRLDKVIALARHRGFVFQAGEIYGGSRSAWDYGPLGTALKENIKRQWWKSMVQKRDDVVGIDSSVILPKQVWEASGHVEVFSDPLVECTQCHKRYREDHLIEAFEEKKGRAPKDGLAEIVCSNCGTRGEWTEPRAFSGLLKTFLGPVDDEAGLHYLRPETAQGIFVNFANVLQSARMKPPFGIGQIGKSFRNEITPGNFIFRTREFEQMEMEFFVEPGTDEEWQEYWMNERMRWYTDLGIDADNLRFYDHPQEKLSHYSKRTADIEYRFGFTGSEWGELEGIANRTDFDLKTHSEKSGKDLSYFDQTKNERWMPYVIEPAAGLTRSVMAFLVDAYREEEVPNAKGGTDTRTMLALDPRLAPIKAAVLPLSRNEALSPLAREIAQDLRDDWNVDFDDSGAIGRRYRRQDEIGTPFCVTVDFDSLDDNAVTVRERDTMQQERVPRAELHAYLAERLRGS, from the coding sequence ATGGCTGAACAGTCCCGCCTTGATAAGGTCATCGCCCTCGCCCGCCACCGCGGCTTCGTCTTTCAAGCGGGTGAAATTTACGGCGGATCCCGTTCAGCCTGGGATTACGGCCCGCTCGGCACGGCGCTGAAGGAGAACATCAAGCGCCAATGGTGGAAGTCCATGGTGCAGAAGCGAGACGACGTCGTGGGCATCGACTCCAGCGTCATCCTCCCCAAGCAGGTGTGGGAGGCCTCCGGCCACGTCGAAGTCTTCAGCGATCCGCTGGTCGAGTGCACGCAGTGCCACAAGCGCTACCGCGAGGACCACCTCATCGAGGCCTTCGAAGAGAAGAAAGGTCGCGCCCCGAAGGACGGTCTCGCCGAGATCGTCTGCTCCAACTGTGGCACGCGCGGCGAGTGGACTGAACCCCGCGCCTTTTCTGGCCTGCTCAAGACCTTCCTCGGCCCGGTTGATGACGAGGCGGGCCTCCACTACCTCCGCCCGGAGACTGCGCAGGGCATCTTCGTGAACTTCGCGAACGTGCTGCAGTCGGCGCGTATGAAGCCGCCGTTCGGGATCGGCCAGATCGGCAAGAGCTTCCGCAACGAGATCACTCCCGGCAACTTCATCTTCCGTACCCGCGAGTTCGAGCAGATGGAGATGGAGTTCTTCGTCGAGCCCGGCACCGATGAGGAATGGCAAGAGTACTGGATGAACGAGCGCATGCGCTGGTACACCGACCTCGGCATCGACGCCGACAATCTGCGCTTCTACGATCATCCGCAGGAGAAACTGTCGCACTACTCGAAGCGCACCGCCGATATCGAGTACCGCTTTGGCTTCACTGGCAGCGAGTGGGGCGAGCTCGAGGGCATCGCGAACCGCACTGACTTTGACTTGAAGACGCACTCCGAGAAATCGGGCAAGGATCTGTCGTACTTTGACCAGACAAAGAACGAGCGCTGGATGCCATACGTCATCGAGCCGGCCGCGGGCCTCACCCGCTCGGTAATGGCGTTCCTTGTCGATGCGTACCGTGAGGAGGAGGTGCCGAACGCGAAGGGAGGCACCGATACTCGCACGATGCTCGCGCTGGATCCCCGCCTCGCCCCGATCAAGGCCGCCGTGCTGCCTCTCTCCCGCAACGAAGCGCTGTCTCCGCTGGCGCGTGAGATTGCTCAGGATCTGCGCGACGACTGGAACGTTGACTTTGATGACTCGGGGGCAATCGGTCGCCGCTACCGGCGCCAGGACGAGATCGGTACGCCGTTCTGTGTCACGGTCGACTTCGACTCGCTCGACGACAATGCGGTGACGGTGCGCGAGCGCGACACGATGCAGCAGGAGCGGGTGCCCCGTGCCGAGTTGCACGCGTACCTCGCGGAGCGCCTGCGCGGCTCATAA
- a CDS encoding 2-hydroxyacid dehydrogenase, whose product MTELIVSVPSDSGLREALGDEPGVRFVTWDLEEEAPCERIDIVVPPYLEGARWLARLEGVDARLVQWQSIGYNGVKDYLPEGLPLANAATVHETSTAELAIALTLAAQRGIPEFVRDNAKHRWDQRSFPSLADRRVLLVGYGGVSKAIEARLAGFEVEITRLARSAREDTNLAGDTVTVHGFTDLHACLAEAEVVILAVPLTTETQRLVDKAALAAMPDGALLVNVARGPVVDTDALVAELSAGRLRAALDVTDPEPLPVGHPLWDCPGALITHHVGGDSSAMLPRMVALIRRQIAHLRAGEAPENLVLGEWN is encoded by the coding sequence ATGACTGAGCTGATCGTATCTGTGCCGAGCGACTCCGGTTTGAGGGAAGCTCTCGGTGATGAACCGGGTGTGCGGTTTGTGACTTGGGATCTGGAGGAGGAGGCGCCGTGCGAGCGCATTGACATCGTGGTGCCGCCCTATCTGGAGGGCGCCAGGTGGCTTGCACGGCTCGAAGGGGTAGACGCCCGCCTCGTGCAGTGGCAGTCGATCGGCTACAACGGCGTGAAGGACTACCTGCCGGAGGGACTGCCGCTCGCCAACGCCGCGACCGTGCACGAGACCTCCACGGCCGAGTTGGCAATTGCGCTGACCCTCGCGGCGCAGCGCGGGATCCCCGAGTTCGTTCGTGACAACGCCAAGCACAGGTGGGATCAACGATCCTTTCCAAGCCTCGCCGATCGCCGTGTGCTGCTTGTCGGATACGGAGGAGTGTCGAAGGCCATCGAAGCGAGGCTCGCTGGTTTCGAAGTAGAGATCACGCGGCTGGCGCGATCCGCTCGCGAAGATACCAACCTTGCGGGAGACACCGTCACCGTCCATGGATTCACGGATTTGCACGCGTGTCTTGCGGAGGCTGAGGTCGTGATTCTCGCGGTGCCACTCACCACTGAAACGCAGAGACTTGTTGACAAGGCCGCGCTCGCAGCCATGCCCGACGGAGCTCTGCTCGTCAACGTCGCGCGTGGCCCAGTGGTCGACACCGATGCGCTCGTCGCTGAACTAAGCGCGGGACGCTTGCGCGCGGCGCTCGACGTTACCGATCCTGAACCGCTGCCCGTGGGACATCCGTTATGGGACTGTCCTGGCGCCCTCATTACGCACCATGTCGGCGGAGATTCAAGCGCGATGTTGCCGCGCATGGTCGCGTTGATCCGCCGCCAGATCGCGCATCTGCGTGCGGGGGAAGCCCCAGAGAATCTTGTTCTGGGGGAGTGGAATTAG
- a CDS encoding DUF3618 domain-containing protein, with product MSSEEKQRGVAEAAAARAELYGTLSQLKDRLNYAQRVDDAVDDAKRRITEQKRRNPLGFMIGVAGVAVVVGAVVWGVATTVAKRVS from the coding sequence ATGAGTTCAGAAGAGAAACAGCGGGGAGTCGCTGAGGCCGCGGCTGCACGGGCTGAGCTCTACGGCACGCTCTCCCAACTGAAGGACCGGCTCAACTACGCGCAGCGCGTCGATGACGCGGTGGACGATGCGAAGCGCCGGATCACCGAACAGAAACGACGCAACCCGCTCGGCTTTATGATCGGTGTTGCGGGCGTGGCCGTCGTGGTGGGCGCGGTCGTCTGGGGTGTGGCGACGACAGTGGCGAAGCGGGTGAGCTGA
- a CDS encoding AEC family transporter, with the protein MLTAAPARRGVALVFGVLQGFALILGIIGAGYLTARFRIVEGDQRRVLNSVAFYVATPALLFSVLSVSDPSVLLSPVILVTSTSAVIVASVYVIASRLWFRRDLASTTLGATTAGYVNSNNLGLPVAIYILGDAAYVAPLLLVQLVVFTPVILAVLEATRHPGDTGKGSLVRGALLAFGRAASNPIIIASLAGFLVALIGLPIPEIVSAPIDMLGGAAIPMVLLSFGISLRGQRALAPGSGRAATFTASGIKVLLMPAVAWSIASLLGLGTHEVFVATIIAALPTAQNVYNYAATYRRAETMVRDTVFLTTFASLPVIALIALLLGE; encoded by the coding sequence TTGCTCACAGCTGCGCCTGCGCGCCGCGGGGTCGCGCTAGTGTTTGGCGTGTTGCAGGGCTTCGCGCTGATTTTGGGGATCATCGGCGCCGGGTACCTGACCGCACGTTTTCGGATCGTCGAGGGCGATCAGCGGCGCGTTCTCAACAGTGTCGCGTTCTACGTCGCAACGCCCGCGCTGCTCTTCTCAGTGCTGAGCGTGAGCGATCCGAGCGTCTTACTCTCCCCGGTGATCCTGGTGACAAGTACCTCTGCCGTCATCGTTGCGAGCGTCTATGTCATCGCATCGAGGCTGTGGTTTCGCAGGGATCTCGCGAGCACCACGCTCGGGGCGACGACCGCAGGTTACGTCAACTCCAACAACCTCGGCCTCCCCGTCGCTATCTACATTCTGGGCGACGCCGCCTATGTCGCGCCGCTCCTGCTCGTGCAGCTCGTGGTGTTCACGCCGGTGATTCTCGCGGTCCTGGAGGCGACACGGCACCCCGGTGACACCGGCAAGGGAAGCCTCGTGCGCGGTGCGCTGCTCGCATTCGGTCGCGCAGCGTCAAATCCCATCATCATTGCCTCGCTTGCGGGGTTCCTCGTCGCACTTATTGGTTTGCCCATCCCCGAAATCGTGAGCGCTCCGATCGACATGCTCGGAGGCGCGGCAATCCCCATGGTGCTGCTCAGCTTCGGGATCTCGCTGCGGGGGCAGCGCGCGCTGGCTCCGGGATCCGGGCGAGCGGCAACCTTCACGGCTTCCGGCATCAAGGTCCTGCTCATGCCGGCGGTCGCGTGGTCTATCGCGAGCCTCCTGGGGCTCGGCACGCACGAGGTGTTTGTAGCCACCATCATTGCCGCGCTGCCCACCGCGCAGAACGTCTACAACTACGCGGCGACCTACCGACGGGCCGAGACGATGGTCCGCGATACGGTGTTTCTGACAACGTTCGCCTCGCTCCCGGTGATTGCGCTGATCGCCCTGCTGCTGGGGGAATAG
- a CDS encoding LysE/ArgO family amino acid transporter gives MILSLLIGAGSGLSLIVAIGAQNAFVLRQGIRREHVLPVVLICALTDAVLELLGVAGIGFVVQQAPILLEIVRWGGVAFLLWYAWSAARRALRPEVLVAGEGGGGSLRRTILACLAITYLNPHVYLDTMVLMGSIGNAQGDPARWWFVAGGALASIVWFFVLGYGARALTRFFATPRSWQILDWVVAAVMLGIAARLVFGGLGV, from the coding sequence GTGATCCTCTCTCTCCTCATCGGCGCGGGAAGCGGGCTGTCGCTGATCGTCGCGATCGGCGCGCAGAACGCGTTTGTGCTGCGGCAGGGGATCCGTCGTGAGCATGTGCTGCCGGTGGTGTTGATCTGCGCGCTTACCGACGCGGTGCTTGAGCTCCTCGGGGTTGCCGGGATCGGGTTTGTGGTGCAGCAGGCGCCGATCCTGCTTGAGATCGTGCGCTGGGGTGGGGTTGCGTTCCTGCTGTGGTACGCGTGGTCGGCGGCGCGACGTGCGCTACGACCCGAGGTGCTGGTCGCGGGGGAGGGCGGTGGCGGATCACTGCGGCGCACGATCCTTGCGTGCCTCGCGATCACCTACCTGAATCCGCACGTCTACCTCGACACGATGGTGCTGATGGGATCCATTGGCAATGCGCAGGGGGATCCGGCGCGGTGGTGGTTTGTCGCAGGCGGTGCGCTCGCGAGCATCGTGTGGTTCTTTGTGCTTGGCTATGGCGCGCGTGCACTGACGCGCTTCTTCGCGACGCCGCGATCGTGGCAGATCCTTGACTGGGTGGTGGCCGCGGTGATGCTCGGAATCGCAGCCCGGCTCGTGTTTGGCGGGCTCGGGGTGTAA
- a CDS encoding phage holin family protein, whose amino-acid sequence MSRKKDQAGTFELLTQLPQQIVTLVKIEYENAKREILSKAKKAGIGAGAIIIALFFVFFMLEALVIAAIAALALVWPWWLAALTVAVALLLLAAAAIFAGVALIKRGNPVPEETLERVGQDLSAISEVRVNAEPSVPRPDATKPPSPRMPQAGQEGNWR is encoded by the coding sequence ATGAGTCGAAAAAAGGATCAGGCTGGCACCTTCGAGCTGCTCACCCAGCTGCCGCAGCAGATCGTCACTCTCGTAAAGATCGAGTACGAGAACGCGAAGCGCGAGATCCTCTCGAAGGCAAAGAAAGCCGGCATCGGCGCGGGCGCGATTATCATCGCGCTATTCTTTGTTTTCTTCATGCTTGAAGCCTTGGTGATTGCTGCGATTGCCGCGCTCGCACTCGTGTGGCCGTGGTGGCTTGCGGCTCTTACTGTGGCGGTGGCTCTATTGTTGCTCGCGGCTGCCGCGATCTTCGCCGGAGTAGCGCTGATCAAGCGGGGCAACCCGGTGCCCGAGGAGACGCTCGAGCGGGTGGGACAGGATCTCTCCGCAATCAGCGAGGTGCGCGTGAACGCGGAACCCTCGGTCCCGAGGCCTGATGCCACGAAACCTCCGAGCCCGCGTATGCCGCAGGCTGGACAGGAAGGGAACTGGCGATGA
- a CDS encoding TetR/AcrR family transcriptional regulator C-terminal domain-containing protein, giving the protein MSEYIGATTTHADWRETIRSEVEQTWSMYAHHPRVLQHMITVVIDEQDVLRFYSALVGALEISGLPEDEILTTIEVIDAFTFGAAIDALSPDVVLDPAQTDERLTELLATHPTGKARNQQVFRQGLELIIAGIAARAAGNSPR; this is encoded by the coding sequence GTGAGTGAATATATCGGCGCGACAACAACGCACGCCGATTGGCGCGAGACCATTCGCAGCGAGGTCGAACAAACCTGGAGCATGTATGCGCATCATCCCCGAGTGCTCCAGCACATGATTACAGTGGTGATCGATGAGCAAGATGTCCTGCGCTTTTACTCGGCATTGGTTGGTGCGCTCGAGATATCGGGCCTTCCAGAGGATGAGATCCTGACGACGATTGAAGTGATCGACGCCTTTACCTTCGGTGCCGCGATTGACGCGTTGTCGCCAGACGTGGTGCTCGATCCAGCGCAGACCGACGAAAGACTCACGGAGCTCCTTGCCACTCACCCGACCGGGAAGGCGCGAAACCAGCAGGTGTTTCGGCAGGGTCTTGAGCTCATTATCGCGGGCATTGCGGCTCGGGCGGCGGGGAATTCGCCCAGATAA
- a CDS encoding amidohydrolase gives MTAPTTIYRNAQVFTGNAALPLRESFAVSEGKVLAAGDIGSVRLASGTSAREVDLNGAFVSPGVVEGHTHMLMLGEALDKVQLRDCTTVAEVQARLTAARAAHPEAPLVLGSGWLFDIFNDDERPTAALLDAAVPDVPVLLDANDLHSAWVNSAALVAMGITDETPDPIGGEIVRDEHGKATGFLLETAAIRHAWAFLESAASDADRDRFLENAFSAYLKTGVTTATEMSFGPADLATYRRRLDRDGRLPFPVNAHWLLTASGDSATDLEAIAEVARIRDDIAAQYGDTWLRITGVKFILDGVIDACTAAMREPFANGSRPDPIWRREFALPAAVAADAAGLQLALHAIGDEASTIALDMIQECVRVNGPRADRRPRVEHLESVADDTIARMAALGVTASMQPVHCDPAILDNWQAVLGDKRADTGFPWHKFQDAGVPLALGTDAPTAPHEAPNNLFIAITTESALDRLRGPYHAERALTPAEGLEAFTLGPAYATHRDHELGRIAAGYRANVVVWTANPFSGPSDGLLGSSAALTLVDGEVAFSAAE, from the coding sequence ATGACTGCGCCGACCACGATCTACCGCAACGCCCAGGTCTTCACGGGCAACGCAGCACTCCCACTACGCGAGAGCTTCGCAGTGAGCGAGGGAAAGGTCCTCGCCGCTGGAGATATTGGCTCGGTTCGACTCGCCTCGGGAACGTCTGCCAGAGAGGTTGACCTGAACGGCGCATTCGTGAGCCCCGGCGTTGTTGAGGGCCATACACACATGCTGATGCTGGGGGAGGCTCTCGACAAAGTCCAGCTGCGGGACTGCACCACCGTCGCGGAGGTGCAGGCGCGACTCACCGCCGCTCGCGCGGCCCACCCCGAAGCACCGCTAGTGCTCGGTTCTGGTTGGCTCTTTGATATCTTCAACGACGACGAGCGCCCGACCGCTGCGCTCCTCGACGCCGCGGTGCCTGACGTGCCCGTTCTTCTCGACGCCAACGACCTGCACTCGGCATGGGTGAACTCAGCGGCACTTGTAGCGATGGGAATCACGGACGAGACCCCGGACCCCATCGGCGGCGAGATCGTCCGCGATGAACACGGCAAAGCCACCGGGTTCCTTCTCGAAACTGCCGCGATACGGCATGCCTGGGCTTTCCTCGAGTCTGCTGCAAGCGATGCTGACCGCGACCGATTTCTCGAGAACGCCTTTTCGGCTTATCTGAAAACCGGCGTCACAACCGCCACAGAGATGTCTTTCGGCCCAGCAGATCTCGCCACTTATCGCCGCCGCCTTGACCGCGACGGCCGACTCCCCTTCCCGGTTAACGCACACTGGCTTCTCACTGCATCCGGCGACTCCGCCACCGATCTCGAGGCAATCGCAGAAGTTGCACGCATTCGCGACGACATCGCAGCACAGTATGGAGACACCTGGTTGCGGATCACTGGCGTAAAGTTCATTCTCGACGGCGTGATCGACGCCTGCACGGCGGCAATGCGCGAACCCTTCGCCAACGGTTCCAGGCCCGACCCGATCTGGCGACGCGAGTTTGCCCTGCCCGCCGCCGTAGCAGCTGACGCGGCCGGTCTTCAGCTTGCTCTGCATGCAATTGGTGACGAGGCGAGCACGATCGCACTGGACATGATTCAGGAGTGCGTGCGAGTCAACGGCCCGCGTGCTGATCGCCGTCCCCGTGTCGAACACCTCGAATCAGTGGCTGACGACACGATTGCGCGCATGGCGGCGCTCGGTGTGACTGCCTCGATGCAGCCCGTGCACTGCGATCCTGCGATCCTCGACAACTGGCAGGCAGTCCTCGGTGACAAGCGCGCCGACACCGGCTTCCCGTGGCACAAATTTCAGGATGCAGGCGTGCCACTTGCGCTCGGAACCGACGCACCCACGGCACCGCACGAGGCCCCGAACAACCTCTTCATCGCAATAACCACCGAGTCAGCCCTCGACCGTCTTCGCGGCCCTTATCACGCCGAACGGGCCTTGACTCCCGCTGAGGGCCTCGAGGCATTCACGCTTGGGCCCGCATACGCAACCCACCGAGACCATGAACTCGGCCGCATCGCTGCTGGTTATCGGGCCAATGTCGTTGTGTGGACAGCCAACCCATTCAGCGGCCCCTCCGATGGGTTACTCGGCTCCTCAGCAGCGCTCACACTCGTCGACGGAGAAGTAGCGTTCTCGGCTGCGGAGTAA
- a CDS encoding uroporphyrinogen-III synthase, which translates to MTTESKLLSGLRVLVPRGGTWGDLVAQALREQGAHPVIAPLVDFSHTSEEDKLVQALKDLESGHFDWMTATSSTVADVLSHHNAVVHPDTQVALVGEATAVAFREAGYPVTRTPSEENSTHALLEEWPEIDEPGVLKVLTLRSDVAIPVLTEGLIGRGHDVTQVLAFRTVGVPVSVHIREDIESGRINALLVASAKIAEEVAAQFPDLPESTIVACIGPNTLSVATAAGLRDNADSAVKQALLETVESVIDQSDMLD; encoded by the coding sequence ATGACGACTGAGTCGAAACTGCTCAGTGGCTTGCGTGTGCTTGTGCCTCGTGGCGGAACCTGGGGCGACCTTGTCGCGCAGGCGCTGCGTGAGCAGGGTGCCCACCCTGTCATCGCGCCTCTCGTCGATTTTTCGCACACGAGCGAAGAGGACAAGCTTGTTCAGGCCCTGAAGGATCTCGAATCCGGCCATTTTGACTGGATGACCGCGACTAGCTCGACCGTCGCAGACGTGCTCAGTCACCACAACGCTGTGGTTCACCCCGACACGCAGGTCGCTCTCGTCGGAGAAGCGACGGCGGTTGCGTTTCGCGAGGCCGGATATCCCGTCACCCGAACCCCGAGCGAAGAGAACAGTACCCACGCTCTGCTCGAGGAGTGGCCAGAGATCGACGAGCCTGGCGTGTTGAAGGTATTGACACTGCGTTCAGACGTCGCGATCCCGGTGCTCACCGAGGGACTGATTGGTCGCGGCCATGATGTCACGCAGGTACTTGCGTTCCGGACTGTGGGCGTGCCGGTGTCGGTGCACATCCGTGAAGATATTGAGTCCGGCCGGATCAACGCGCTGTTGGTCGCCTCTGCGAAGATCGCTGAGGAGGTCGCGGCTCAGTTCCCGGATCTGCCCGAGAGCACGATCGTTGCCTGTATCGGCCCGAACACGCTGTCCGTAGCCACCGCAGCGGGACTTCGCGATAACGCAGATTCGGCGGTGAAGCAGGCGCTTCTTGAAACCGTCGAATCGGTGATCGACCAGAGCGACATGCTGGACTAG
- a CDS encoding MFS transporter: MSPSTPAAPTHTELRHPLTVRNGSATFIIALASLMMANLAPFIMTALGGLGFDIIESGNILTWALLASAATGLGSARLASGNRRRLLAIVGLAIATVAFGLSSVLTSPAAAVSGLIIGGAGIGAAISTSGAALAALRNPNRVSAASGLVNRILVTIILAVIPVLGITQGSVFGTLALISLAGLTLASWLPNTPEHAAPVEVTTSLKIAEPRRITIAGIALLIVFPLWGASEDAIWTMAPVLGDAVGISEQSLGFTLSLAAAGGILGMLLVTVFGNRLGRAIPLTIALVGGGVLKICIGFNTDSILLAALIICINTIYASAFALYLGTAAGLDARGRWSGPLIGAYLVGSSFAPLIGSALIDALGITTFTLITGLTSFAVIVPTVFVARASIAAERALAKSAPATA; encoded by the coding sequence ATGAGCCCCAGCACCCCAGCAGCTCCCACTCACACCGAACTGCGGCACCCGCTCACGGTACGCAATGGCAGCGCAACGTTTATCATCGCGCTCGCCAGCTTGATGATGGCCAATCTGGCGCCGTTCATCATGACGGCCCTCGGGGGTCTCGGCTTCGACATCATCGAAAGTGGAAATATTCTGACGTGGGCACTGCTCGCTTCCGCGGCAACTGGTCTCGGATCGGCCAGGCTCGCCTCCGGAAATCGCAGACGCCTCCTCGCAATCGTCGGTCTCGCAATCGCCACCGTGGCATTCGGGCTGTCTTCAGTCCTCACTTCGCCGGCCGCGGCGGTCAGCGGCCTCATCATTGGTGGCGCCGGAATCGGCGCCGCAATTTCCACCTCCGGCGCGGCACTAGCCGCGCTTCGCAATCCGAATAGAGTGTCGGCAGCAAGTGGGCTCGTCAATAGGATCCTGGTCACCATAATTCTCGCGGTCATCCCAGTCCTCGGCATCACCCAAGGAAGTGTCTTCGGCACCCTCGCCCTCATTTCCCTCGCGGGTCTCACTCTCGCCAGCTGGCTCCCCAACACTCCCGAGCACGCAGCACCGGTCGAGGTAACAACGAGTCTGAAGATCGCAGAGCCTCGGCGAATCACCATAGCGGGCATTGCGTTGCTCATCGTTTTTCCCCTTTGGGGGGCAAGCGAAGACGCCATCTGGACCATGGCCCCCGTTCTCGGAGACGCCGTTGGCATTAGCGAGCAATCGCTCGGCTTCACGCTGAGCCTGGCAGCAGCTGGAGGAATCCTGGGCATGCTCCTGGTGACGGTCTTCGGCAACCGACTGGGCCGCGCTATCCCGCTCACCATCGCACTCGTCGGCGGCGGTGTCTTGAAGATCTGCATTGGCTTCAACACAGACTCCATACTTCTCGCAGCCTTGATCATCTGCATCAACACCATCTATGCATCGGCCTTCGCCCTCTACCTCGGAACCGCCGCCGGCCTTGATGCGCGTGGCCGCTGGTCCGGCCCGCTGATTGGTGCCTACCTGGTCGGCTCGAGCTTCGCTCCCCTTATCGGGAGTGCGCTCATCGATGCACTCGGGATCACAACATTCACGTTGATCACCGGACTCACCAGCTTTGCGGTCATCGTTCCCACAGTATTCGTCGCTCGAGCATCAATCGCTGCGGAGCGTGCCCTTGCCAAGTCAGCGCCAGCTACTGCATAG
- a CDS encoding nitroreductase family protein, whose amino-acid sequence MNSRIAQTSVPVLDTLAERWSPRAFDPDHSLPEGALRGIFEAARWAPSASNTQPWRFILARRGSDSFAKIREALVGTNASWAGNAAALIVNVAETEDAEGNARPWAEYDLGQAVAHLSVQAQSEGLHLHQMGGFDRQAIRAAFALEARFVPVSVTAIGALGGLDHLPEALRDREQAPRERMPLENLILVRD is encoded by the coding sequence GTGAATTCGCGCATCGCGCAAACCAGCGTCCCCGTTCTTGACACCCTCGCTGAACGGTGGAGCCCGAGAGCCTTCGACCCGGATCATTCTCTCCCCGAAGGCGCGCTTCGTGGGATTTTTGAGGCTGCACGCTGGGCACCAAGCGCGAGCAACACGCAGCCCTGGCGCTTCATCCTCGCGCGCCGCGGCAGTGACAGCTTTGCAAAAATCCGAGAGGCGCTGGTCGGCACGAATGCCTCCTGGGCGGGAAATGCGGCCGCGCTCATCGTAAACGTCGCCGAGACTGAAGACGCCGAGGGGAATGCGCGCCCCTGGGCCGAGTACGACCTTGGCCAGGCCGTCGCGCACCTCAGCGTGCAGGCTCAAAGCGAGGGTCTCCACCTGCACCAGATGGGCGGCTTCGACCGTCAAGCCATTCGCGCCGCGTTCGCACTCGAGGCCCGGTTCGTGCCCGTTTCAGTCACCGCAATTGGGGCACTCGGTGGCCTCGATCACCTGCCCGAGGCGCTTCGTGACCGCGAACAAGCCCCGCGTGAACGCATGCCCCTCGAAAACCTAATCCTCGTCAGGGACTAA
- a CDS encoding CPBP family intramembrane glutamic endopeptidase: MTSSPDLPPAPATWAWASAPQATQTVETEPLEYHRLLRGVQGYKWWKPLVILGLAGAFFLIMTIALSIAFIPIILAVDPSYLDDLRLGTTEIIETQRPISVVLALLSVIIMIPSVLLAMMIMGVRPTSRVWSVALRIRWGLLGRTTLFAILGVVVMNIVGVAFEAALEFYFPSAAVGSVAEYAGDSNFDPSAALLSFLFVLLLVPLQATAEEVVFRGLFMQVLGSWLKNPWFAILIPSVGFAMAHIYDFWGLAAVGLMGAVAAWLTWRTGGLEAAIAIHVINNLVAFGFMTAGLGGSTAQTESAGGVGSVVGEAVGLGLFAWLVVRSFKKHGYGRARIDLKLVPIAPGSLPVHEFLPSPQQVPQVEQQEQPRD, from the coding sequence ATGACGAGCAGCCCAGACCTTCCGCCAGCGCCAGCGACATGGGCGTGGGCGTCCGCGCCGCAGGCAACGCAGACAGTCGAGACGGAGCCTCTCGAGTACCACCGACTTCTTCGGGGTGTGCAGGGATACAAGTGGTGGAAACCACTTGTCATTCTTGGTCTCGCGGGGGCGTTCTTCCTCATCATGACCATCGCGCTCAGCATTGCGTTTATCCCAATTATTCTGGCTGTGGATCCCAGCTACCTGGATGACTTGCGCCTCGGAACTACGGAAATCATCGAGACGCAGCGACCCATCTCGGTAGTGCTCGCGCTACTCTCGGTGATCATCATGATCCCTTCAGTGTTGCTCGCAATGATGATCATGGGAGTGCGCCCAACGAGCCGCGTGTGGTCCGTTGCGCTCAGAATCAGGTGGGGGCTGCTCGGCCGGACGACGCTGTTTGCCATCCTCGGAGTCGTGGTGATGAACATCGTCGGCGTCGCATTTGAGGCTGCGCTCGAATTCTACTTCCCCTCCGCCGCTGTCGGGTCAGTCGCCGAATATGCTGGCGACTCAAATTTTGACCCCAGCGCTGCGCTGCTTTCATTTTTGTTCGTGTTGCTGCTGGTGCCACTTCAGGCGACAGCAGAAGAGGTGGTGTTTCGCGGACTGTTTATGCAGGTGCTCGGATCGTGGCTGAAGAACCCGTGGTTCGCGATCCTCATCCCATCTGTCGGCTTCGCGATGGCCCACATCTATGATTTCTGGGGCTTGGCGGCAGTCGGCTTGATGGGGGCGGTCGCCGCGTGGCTGACGTGGCGCACCGGGGGCCTTGAAGCGGCGATCGCCATCCACGTCATCAACAACTTGGTCGCATTTGGGTTCATGACCGCGGGACTTGGCGGATCCACCGCGCAGACGGAGAGCGCGGGCGGGGTCGGTTCTGTGGTCGGAGAAGCGGTGGGGCTCGGCCTTTTTGCATGGCTCGTCGTGCGATCCTTCAAGAAGCACGGTTATGGGCGCGCACGCATTGATCTGAAGCTGGTGCCGATTGCGCCGGGATCTCTGCCCGTCCACGAGTTCTTGCCCTCGCCGCAGCAGGTGCCACAGGTGGAGCAACAGGAGCAGCCGCGTGACTGA